One window of the Pseudomonas knackmussii B13 genome contains the following:
- the hutC gene encoding histidine utilization repressor → MNAKSTAPQALYRQAKSYVEDRLRSGEWQPGDLIPSENRLVTELGMSRMTVNRALRELTAEGRLVRLSGVGTFVADRKPQSNLLMIANLADEVRARGHTYECRLITLTREAASMPVAAALSLPTGSSVFHVTCVHCEEGVPVQLEDRYVNPELIPELLLQRFDNDLQPSQYLLNTIAPDEMEHIVDAVLPTPAEAELLELEGNEPCLVLMRRTWVQNKAVTYVRFVHPSSRYRLGSRMPVNGVNRAG, encoded by the coding sequence ATGAATGCCAAGTCCACCGCCCCGCAAGCCCTGTACCGCCAGGCCAAGTCCTACGTCGAGGACCGGCTGCGCTCCGGCGAGTGGCAGCCCGGCGACCTGATTCCCTCGGAGAACCGCCTGGTGACGGAGCTGGGCATGTCGCGCATGACGGTAAACCGCGCGCTCCGCGAGCTGACCGCCGAGGGGCGCCTGGTGCGCCTCTCCGGCGTCGGCACCTTCGTCGCCGACCGCAAGCCGCAGTCGAACCTGCTGATGATCGCCAACCTCGCCGACGAGGTCCGCGCCCGCGGCCACACCTACGAATGCCGGCTGATCACCCTGACCCGCGAGGCGGCCTCGATGCCGGTCGCGGCCGCGCTGTCACTGCCCACAGGCAGCTCGGTGTTCCACGTCACCTGCGTGCACTGCGAGGAAGGCGTGCCGGTGCAACTGGAAGACCGCTACGTGAATCCCGAGCTGATTCCGGAGCTGCTGCTGCAAAGGTTCGACAACGACCTGCAGCCGTCCCAGTACCTGCTTAACACCATCGCACCGGACGAGATGGAGCACATCGTCGACGCCGTGCTGCCCACACCGGCGGAAGCGGAACTGCTCGAACTGGAAGGCAACGAACCCTGCCTGGTGCTGATGCGCCGGACCTGGGTGCAGAACAAGGCGGTGACCTATGTGCGCTTCGTCCACCCGTCGTCGCGCTACCGCCTGGGCAGCCGCATGCCGGTGAACGGTGTCAATCGCGCGGGATAG
- the bamE gene encoding outer membrane protein assembly factor BamE domain-containing protein: MTFRRIALLALCIAISACSKINQENYSKLQAGMTKADVEKLLGKPTECAGALGFASCTWGDQKTYISVQYAGDKVLMFSGEGLK, encoded by the coding sequence ATGACCTTCCGCCGTATCGCCCTGCTTGCTCTCTGCATCGCCATCAGCGCCTGCAGCAAGATCAACCAGGAAAACTATTCCAAGCTCCAGGCCGGCATGACCAAGGCGGACGTCGAGAAGCTGCTCGGCAAGCCCACCGAGTGCGCCGGCGCGCTGGGCTTCGCCAGCTGCACCTGGGGCGACCAGAAAACCTACATCAGCGTGCAGTACGCCGGCGACAAGGTGCTGATGTTCTCCGGCGAAGGACTCAAGTGA
- the hutC gene encoding histidine utilization repressor, translating into MPNSHPSSTPLAAQLGETPAPLYARVKQMITQQITSGAWPAHHRVPSESELVAELGFSRMTINRALRELTADGLLVRMQGVGTFVAEPKGQAALFEVHNIADEIASRGHSHRAEVIVLDEVKATPERAMALDLREGQRLFHSLLVHFENGVPVQIEERYVNPQVAPHYLDQDFTRDTPNAYLMALAPMTEGEHVVEAVLATAAECKLLKIERGEPCLLIRRRTWSGRQVVSSTRLLYPGTRYRLEGKFEQ; encoded by the coding sequence ATGCCGAATTCACACCCTTCGTCCACGCCGCTGGCTGCGCAGCTCGGGGAAACGCCGGCGCCGCTGTACGCGCGGGTCAAGCAGATGATCACCCAGCAGATCACCAGCGGCGCCTGGCCGGCGCATCACCGGGTGCCCTCCGAGAGCGAGCTGGTCGCCGAGCTGGGCTTCAGCCGCATGACCATCAACCGCGCGCTGCGCGAGCTGACCGCCGATGGCCTGCTGGTGCGCATGCAGGGCGTGGGTACCTTCGTCGCCGAACCCAAGGGCCAGGCGGCGCTGTTCGAGGTGCACAACATCGCCGACGAGATCGCCAGCCGTGGCCACAGCCACCGCGCCGAGGTCATCGTCCTCGATGAGGTCAAGGCGACGCCGGAGCGCGCCATGGCCCTGGACCTGCGCGAAGGCCAGCGCCTCTTCCACTCGCTGCTGGTGCACTTCGAGAACGGCGTGCCGGTGCAGATAGAGGAGCGCTACGTCAATCCGCAGGTCGCGCCGCACTACCTGGATCAGGACTTCACCCGCGACACGCCCAACGCGTACCTGATGGCGCTGGCGCCGATGACCGAGGGCGAGCACGTGGTCGAAGCCGTGCTGGCCACGGCCGCCGAATGCAAGCTGCTGAAGATCGAGCGCGGCGAGCCCTGCCTGCTGATCCGTCGTCGCACCTGGTCCGGCCGTCAGGTGGTGTCCAGCACCCGCCTGCTGTATCCGGGCACCCGTTACCGACTCGAGGGGAAATTCGAACAATGA
- the gloA gene encoding lactoylglutathione lyase, with protein MSFTTELQPGICAEPDAVTQDYVFNHTMLRVKDPQKSLDFYSRVLGMRLLRRLDFEEARFSLYFLAHTRGEQVPEDVSERQRYTFGRQSVLELTHNWGTESDDSQYHNGNGEPRGFGHICFAVPDIHAACARFEALGVSFVKPLDRGMKNIAFIADPDGYWIEIVQADLNGAIGRD; from the coding sequence ATGAGCTTCACCACCGAGCTGCAACCCGGCATCTGCGCGGAGCCGGACGCCGTCACCCAGGACTACGTGTTTAACCACACGATGCTGCGCGTCAAGGACCCGCAGAAGTCGCTGGACTTCTACAGCCGTGTGCTGGGCATGCGCCTGCTGCGCCGCCTGGACTTCGAAGAGGCGCGCTTCTCCCTGTACTTCCTCGCCCACACCCGCGGCGAGCAGGTGCCCGAGGATGTGTCCGAACGCCAGCGCTACACCTTCGGCCGCCAGTCGGTGCTCGAGCTGACGCACAACTGGGGCACGGAAAGCGACGACAGCCAGTACCACAACGGCAACGGCGAGCCGCGCGGTTTCGGCCACATCTGCTTCGCGGTGCCGGACATCCACGCCGCCTGCGCGCGCTTCGAGGCGCTCGGCGTGTCCTTCGTCAAGCCGCTGGACCGCGGCATGAAGAACATCGCCTTCATCGCCGATCCGGACGGCTACTGGATCGAAATCGTCCAGGCCGACCTGAACGGCGCCATCGGCCGCGACTGA
- a CDS encoding lipocalin family protein: MRALTLLVLGAALAGCAGHSPEPPATVQVDPQRYQGTWYELARKPMIFQRACRQSEAHYSLRADGSLEVLNRCRTDDGSWKQVVGTATPQVPGRTDAFWVRFDNWPTRLFPDLVRGDYQVLYVDAAYQTALVGSRDRDYLWLLSRQPSLPEPVLRRLLAEANRRGYDTADLIWRSDDSAIGKP, encoded by the coding sequence ATGCGCGCCCTGACACTGCTTGTGCTGGGCGCCGCGCTGGCCGGTTGCGCCGGACACTCGCCCGAGCCGCCGGCCACGGTCCAAGTCGATCCGCAGCGCTACCAGGGCACCTGGTACGAGCTGGCGCGCAAGCCGATGATCTTCCAGCGCGCCTGCCGGCAATCGGAGGCGCACTACAGCCTGCGCGCCGACGGCAGCCTCGAGGTGCTCAATCGCTGCCGCACGGACGACGGCAGTTGGAAGCAGGTGGTCGGCACGGCGACGCCACAGGTGCCCGGCCGCACCGACGCCTTCTGGGTGCGCTTCGATAACTGGCCGACGCGGCTCTTCCCCGACCTGGTGCGCGGCGACTACCAGGTGCTCTACGTCGATGCGGCCTACCAGACCGCGCTGGTCGGCAGCCGCGACCGCGACTACCTCTGGCTGCTGTCGCGCCAGCCGAGCCTGCCCGAGCCCGTCCTGCGGCGCCTGCTGGCCGAGGCCAACCGGCGCGGCTACGACACTGCCGACCTGATCTGGCGCAGCGACGACAGCGCCATCGGCAAGCCCTGA
- the hutH gene encoding histidine ammonia-lyase, whose translation MTNSVRILPGHFTLDQLRQIHQQGAHFDLDHSCLVAVQASQRTVHEIIANQRTVYGINTGFGLLARTSIPGDQLTKLQRNLLLSHCTGTGPLLDDATVGLIMALKAASLARGFSGVRWEVIEGLRKLHQAGVFPCIPSQGSVGASGDLAPLAHMSAVLIGVGQVRHEGRILEAVEGLAIAGLEPLELGPKEGLALINGTQVSTALALRGLFAAEKLFSAAVVAGSLTVEALKGSYVPFDARIQAVRGQPGQIDVAALYRGLLHDSQINQSHIHCKRVQDPYSLRCQPQVMGACLDHLRFAAGVFLREANAVSDNPLVFSADGDVLSGGNFHAEPVAMAADVLALAIAEIGALSERRVAQLVDPALSGLPAFLVREGGLNSGFMIAQVTTAALASENKTLAHPASVDSLPTSANQEDHVSMATFAARRLLDMAGNSSAVVAVELLAAAQGVDFHLPLQTSPKLVQVMNMIRAEVPGYDEDRYFAPDIAAARAWVEGGAFARWLQPDALYA comes from the coding sequence ATGACCAACAGCGTCCGCATCCTTCCCGGCCACTTCACCCTCGACCAGCTGCGTCAGATCCACCAGCAGGGCGCCCACTTCGATCTCGATCACAGCTGCCTCGTCGCCGTCCAAGCCAGCCAGCGCACGGTCCACGAGATCATCGCCAACCAACGCACCGTGTACGGCATCAACACCGGCTTCGGCCTGCTGGCGCGCACCTCCATCCCTGGCGACCAGCTGACCAAGCTGCAGCGCAACCTGCTGCTGTCGCACTGCACCGGCACCGGCCCGCTGCTCGACGACGCCACCGTCGGCCTGATCATGGCGCTGAAGGCGGCCTCGCTGGCGCGCGGCTTCTCCGGCGTGCGCTGGGAAGTCATCGAGGGGCTGCGCAAGCTGCACCAGGCCGGGGTCTTCCCGTGCATTCCGTCGCAAGGTTCGGTGGGCGCCTCGGGCGACCTGGCGCCGCTGGCGCACATGTCCGCCGTGCTGATCGGCGTTGGCCAGGTGCGTCATGAAGGGCGCATCCTCGAGGCGGTCGAAGGCCTGGCCATCGCCGGCCTGGAACCCTTGGAGCTGGGGCCGAAGGAAGGCCTGGCGCTGATCAATGGCACCCAGGTATCCACCGCCCTCGCCCTGCGTGGCCTGTTCGCCGCCGAGAAGCTGTTCTCCGCTGCGGTAGTCGCCGGCAGCCTGACCGTCGAGGCGCTGAAAGGCTCCTACGTACCCTTCGACGCACGCATCCAGGCGGTGCGCGGCCAACCCGGGCAGATCGACGTGGCCGCGCTCTACCGCGGCCTGCTGCACGACAGCCAGATCAACCAGTCGCACATCCACTGCAAGCGCGTGCAGGACCCGTACTCGCTGCGCTGCCAGCCGCAGGTGATGGGCGCCTGCCTCGACCACCTGCGCTTCGCCGCCGGCGTGTTCCTGCGCGAGGCCAATGCGGTTTCCGATAACCCGCTGGTGTTCAGCGCCGATGGCGACGTGCTCTCCGGCGGCAACTTCCACGCCGAGCCGGTAGCCATGGCCGCCGACGTGCTGGCCCTGGCGATCGCCGAGATCGGTGCGCTGTCCGAGCGCCGCGTGGCGCAGCTGGTCGATCCGGCGCTGTCGGGCCTGCCGGCATTCCTGGTGCGCGAGGGCGGGCTGAACTCCGGCTTCATGATCGCCCAGGTCACCACCGCGGCCCTGGCCTCGGAAAACAAGACCCTGGCGCACCCCGCCTCGGTGGACAGCCTGCCGACTTCGGCGAACCAGGAGGACCACGTGTCCATGGCCACCTTCGCCGCGCGCCGCCTGCTGGACATGGCCGGCAACAGCTCGGCGGTGGTCGCCGTGGAGCTGCTCGCCGCGGCCCAGGGCGTGGACTTCCACCTGCCGCTGCAGACCTCGCCGAAGCTGGTCCAGGTAATGAACATGATCCGCGCCGAGGTACCGGGCTACGACGAGGACCGCTACTTCGCCCCGGACATCGCCGCCGCGCGCGCCTGGGTCGAGGGCGGCGCCTTCGCCCGCTGGCTGCAGCCCGACGCGCTGTACGCCTGA
- the estP gene encoding esterase EstP — protein MIKQVLTPLAAACLLGIAGQASASPSPYSTMVIFGDSLSDAGQFPDAGGPAGASTRFTNRVGPTYLDGSGEIFGPTAAMIIGGRLGVSAADRGPSTSLVNAANGLPDGNNWAVGGYRTDQIYDSITAPGGSVVSANGQTRTRDGYLVGRRADPNALYYLTGGGNDFLQLRITNDPTARAAAGRLVDSVNALNQAGARYIMVWLLPDLGLTPATNGTALQSFGTQLSGIFNEELVSELSASGANVIPLNIPKMLGEVLADPGAYGLATGQNLVGTCFSGNSCPENATYGRHGASPDPTKLIFNDGVHPTIAGQTIIADYAYSILSAPWEASLLPEMALGTLNTFQPPRPSQWLADWGEWQRVGQWRGFISGGGQHLDYDDQDSAANGDGFGYNLNLGGSYRLDEAWRIGVAAGIYGQKLEAGPEDSDYKLNSYLGSLFAQFQQDRWWADAAVSAGYLDYADANRKFAIYKRTVEEKADTNGNLIAFSGRLGYDIAQGGENWHLSPFVSADWARVKVDGYTEGSGDAEAISFDEQNRYSRRLGAGLQGKYDLSAETRLFGEVGVEREYADDTQNIGMNLTSLSTLDFTLQGYTPQSHMQHATLGFDQKLTPELSLRGGYSAHRSDDNLQQGVNLALSLDF, from the coding sequence ATGATCAAACAGGTGCTCACGCCCCTGGCCGCCGCCTGCCTGCTCGGCATCGCCGGCCAAGCCTCGGCTTCCCCCTCCCCGTATTCGACCATGGTGATCTTCGGCGACAGCCTCAGCGATGCGGGGCAGTTCCCCGACGCTGGCGGCCCGGCCGGCGCCTCCACCCGCTTCACCAACCGCGTCGGCCCGACCTACCTGGACGGCAGCGGCGAGATCTTCGGCCCCACCGCGGCCATGATCATCGGTGGCCGCCTAGGCGTTTCCGCCGCCGACCGTGGCCCCTCGACCTCGCTGGTGAATGCCGCCAACGGCCTGCCTGACGGCAACAACTGGGCAGTGGGTGGCTACCGCACCGACCAGATCTACGACTCCATCACCGCGCCGGGCGGCTCGGTGGTCAGCGCCAACGGCCAGACCCGTACCCGCGACGGCTACCTGGTCGGCCGTCGCGCCGACCCGAACGCGCTCTATTACCTCACCGGCGGCGGCAACGACTTCCTCCAGCTGAGGATCACCAACGATCCGACCGCACGCGCCGCCGCCGGACGCCTGGTGGACAGCGTCAACGCCCTGAACCAAGCCGGCGCGCGCTACATCATGGTCTGGCTTCTGCCCGACCTCGGCCTGACCCCGGCCACCAATGGCACTGCGTTGCAGTCGTTCGGCACCCAGCTCAGCGGCATCTTCAACGAAGAGCTGGTGAGTGAGCTGTCCGCCAGCGGCGCCAACGTCATTCCGCTGAACATCCCGAAAATGCTCGGCGAAGTGCTGGCCGACCCCGGCGCCTATGGCCTGGCCACCGGGCAGAACCTGGTGGGCACCTGCTTCAGCGGCAACAGCTGCCCGGAGAACGCCACCTACGGCCGCCACGGCGCCAGCCCCGATCCGACCAAGCTGATCTTCAACGACGGCGTGCACCCGACCATCGCCGGGCAGACGATCATCGCCGACTACGCCTACTCGATCCTGTCCGCGCCCTGGGAGGCGAGCCTGCTGCCGGAGATGGCGCTGGGCACCCTCAATACCTTCCAGCCCCCCCGCCCCAGCCAGTGGCTGGCCGACTGGGGCGAGTGGCAGCGCGTCGGCCAGTGGCGCGGCTTCATCAGCGGCGGCGGCCAGCACCTGGACTACGACGACCAGGACAGCGCCGCCAATGGCGACGGCTTCGGCTACAACCTGAACCTCGGCGGCAGCTACCGCCTCGACGAGGCCTGGCGCATCGGCGTCGCCGCCGGCATCTACGGGCAGAAGCTGGAAGCCGGCCCCGAGGACTCCGACTACAAGCTCAACAGCTACCTCGGCAGCCTGTTCGCGCAGTTCCAGCAGGATCGCTGGTGGGCCGACGCAGCAGTCAGCGCCGGGTATCTCGACTACGCGGACGCCAACCGCAAGTTCGCCATCTACAAGCGCACCGTCGAGGAGAAGGCCGACACCAACGGCAACCTGATCGCCTTCAGCGGCCGTCTCGGCTACGACATCGCCCAGGGCGGCGAGAACTGGCACCTGTCGCCCTTCGTGAGCGCCGACTGGGCGCGGGTGAAGGTCGATGGCTACACCGAAGGCAGTGGCGATGCCGAGGCGATCTCGTTCGACGAGCAGAACCGCTACTCGCGGCGCCTGGGTGCGGGTCTGCAGGGCAAGTACGACCTTTCGGCCGAAACCCGGCTGTTCGGTGAGGTGGGAGTCGAGCGCGAATACGCCGACGATACCCAGAACATCGGCATGAACCTCACCAGCCTGTCGACGCTCGACTTCACCCTGCAGGGCTACACCCCGCAGAGCCACATGCAGCACGCGACCCTCGGCTTCGACCAGAAGCTGACCCCGGAGCTGTCGCTGCGCGGCGGCTACAGCGCGCACCGTAGCGACGACAACCTGCAGCAGGGCGTGAACCTGGCCCTGAGCCTGGACTTCTGA
- a CDS encoding DUF924 family protein, whose product MTSVPAWQALLDWWFGDALSASDVAAQRHGLWFGKSACEDVASDLRFGGPTRQALDGGLADWAGSAQGWLALILLLDQLPRMIFRDSPRAFAGDSRAQALVRKGIAAGLDRQLQAIERVFVYIVLEHAEDLALQDQAVQCFAELHETADEQDKPLFADFLDYAERHRAVIARFGRFPHRNAILGRESSAEEVQFLTEPGSRF is encoded by the coding sequence ATGACCTCGGTACCCGCCTGGCAGGCGTTGCTGGACTGGTGGTTCGGCGACGCCCTGAGCGCCAGTGACGTCGCCGCCCAGCGCCACGGCCTATGGTTCGGCAAGAGCGCCTGCGAGGACGTGGCCTCGGACCTGCGATTCGGCGGTCCGACGCGCCAGGCCCTCGATGGCGGGCTGGCCGACTGGGCTGGCTCGGCGCAAGGTTGGCTGGCGCTGATCTTGCTGCTGGACCAACTGCCGCGGATGATCTTCCGCGACTCGCCGCGCGCTTTCGCCGGCGATTCGCGCGCCCAGGCCCTGGTGCGCAAGGGCATTGCCGCCGGGCTGGACCGCCAGCTGCAGGCGATCGAGCGGGTCTTCGTCTACATAGTGCTCGAGCACGCCGAGGACCTCGCCCTGCAGGACCAGGCGGTGCAATGCTTCGCCGAGCTGCACGAGACAGCGGACGAGCAGGACAAGCCGCTGTTCGCCGACTTCCTTGACTATGCCGAAAGGCACCGCGCGGTGATCGCGCGCTTCGGCCGCTTCCCCCATCGCAATGCGATTCTGGGCCGCGAATCCAGCGCCGAAGAAGTGCAATTCCTTACGGAACCCGGCTCACGTTTCTGA
- a CDS encoding HutD family protein, producing the protein MIDLLRAADYPRMPWKNGAGTTLEITRDDGAGLEGFGWRLSIADVGESGGFSAFNGYQRVITVLEGAGMSLCVDGVDSRPLLPLDPFAFSGDSRVHCTLLGGAIRDFNLIYSPARYDARLQWLRVDGEQRLFSSPGVWLLFSCGDGLRVSLDGHDCGVLGQHDCLRVEGVDGLAELCLESDGPVNCCLIELSARG; encoded by the coding sequence ATGATCGACCTGCTGCGCGCCGCGGACTATCCCCGCATGCCCTGGAAGAACGGGGCGGGGACCACCCTGGAGATCACCCGCGACGATGGCGCGGGGCTAGAGGGCTTCGGCTGGCGCCTGTCGATCGCCGACGTCGGCGAGTCCGGCGGTTTCTCGGCCTTCAACGGCTACCAGCGGGTCATCACGGTGCTCGAAGGCGCCGGCATGTCCCTGTGCGTCGATGGCGTGGACTCGCGGCCGCTGCTGCCACTCGATCCCTTCGCCTTCAGCGGCGACAGCCGCGTGCACTGCACCCTGCTGGGCGGAGCGATCCGCGACTTCAACCTGATCTACTCGCCGGCCCGCTACGACGCGCGCCTGCAATGGCTGCGCGTCGATGGCGAACAGCGGCTGTTCTCCTCGCCTGGCGTCTGGCTGCTGTTCAGTTGCGGCGATGGCCTGCGCGTCAGCCTCGACGGGCATGACTGCGGTGTGCTCGGGCAGCACGATTGCCTGCGCGTCGAAGGCGTCGATGGGCTCGCCGAACTGTGCCTGGAGTCGGACGGGCCGGTGAATTGCTGCTTGATCGAGCTCAGCGCGCGGGGCTGA
- a CDS encoding formimidoylglutamate deiminase, with amino-acid sequence MPAYYAERALLPTGWADAVRFEVSAQGLIAQVQVGASAEGAQRLAGPVLPGMPNLHSHAFQRAMAGLAEVAGNPNDSFWTWRELMYRLVGRITPEQLEVIARQLYIEMLKAGYTGVAEFHYVHHDGNGRPYANPAELSLRISQAAREAGIGLTLLPVLYSHSGFGGQAPSEGQRRFINGTDAYLDLQANLRSRLAGQPAQRVGLCFHSLRAVTPQQITDVLESDFSEGPIHIHIAEQQKEVDDCLAWSGRRPLQWLYDNIEVDERWCLVHATHAVADEVRAMAASRAVAGLCLTTEANLGDGIFPAVDFLAQGGRLGIGSDSHVSLSVVEELRWLEYGQRLRDQRRNRLYREKQPNVGQTLYEASLLGGAQALGQPVGQLAEGQRADLLVLDGHDPYLATAGNDALLNRWLFAGGDRQVRDVMVNGQWVVRERRHALEESSAEEFTTVLRQLLG; translated from the coding sequence ATGCCCGCCTATTACGCCGAACGCGCCCTCCTCCCCACGGGCTGGGCCGACGCCGTCCGCTTCGAGGTTTCCGCCCAGGGGCTGATCGCCCAGGTCCAGGTAGGCGCCAGCGCCGAAGGCGCGCAACGCCTCGCCGGCCCGGTGCTGCCGGGCATGCCGAACCTGCACTCGCACGCTTTCCAGCGCGCCATGGCCGGCCTCGCCGAAGTGGCGGGCAACCCCAACGACAGCTTCTGGACCTGGCGCGAGCTGATGTACCGCCTGGTCGGCCGCATCACCCCGGAACAGCTGGAGGTCATCGCCCGCCAGCTGTACATCGAGATGCTCAAGGCCGGCTACACCGGCGTCGCCGAATTCCACTACGTGCACCACGACGGCAACGGCCGCCCCTACGCCAACCCGGCGGAGCTGTCGTTGCGCATCAGCCAGGCCGCCCGCGAAGCTGGTATCGGCCTGACCCTGCTGCCGGTGCTCTACTCCCATTCCGGCTTCGGCGGCCAGGCCCCGAGCGAGGGGCAGCGGCGCTTCATCAACGGCACCGACGCCTACCTCGACCTGCAGGCGAACCTGCGCAGCCGTCTTGCCGGGCAGCCGGCGCAACGTGTCGGCCTGTGCTTCCACTCGCTGCGCGCGGTGACCCCGCAACAGATCACCGACGTGCTGGAGTCGGACTTCAGCGAAGGGCCGATCCACATTCACATCGCCGAGCAACAGAAGGAAGTCGATGACTGCCTGGCCTGGAGCGGCCGCCGCCCGCTGCAGTGGCTGTACGACAACATCGAAGTGGACGAGCGCTGGTGCCTGGTCCACGCGACCCACGCGGTAGCCGACGAAGTCCGCGCGATGGCCGCGAGTCGAGCGGTCGCCGGCCTGTGCCTGACCACCGAAGCCAACCTCGGCGACGGCATCTTCCCGGCGGTGGATTTCCTCGCCCAGGGCGGCCGCCTGGGCATCGGTTCGGACAGCCACGTCTCGCTCAGCGTGGTCGAGGAACTGCGCTGGCTGGAGTACGGCCAGCGCCTGCGCGACCAGCGCCGCAACCGCCTTTACCGCGAGAAGCAGCCGAACGTCGGCCAGACCCTCTACGAAGCCTCGCTGCTCGGCGGCGCCCAGGCCCTCGGCCAGCCGGTGGGCCAGCTCGCCGAAGGCCAGCGCGCCGACCTGCTGGTGCTCGACGGCCACGATCCCTACCTGGCGACCGCGGGGAACGACGCCCTGCTCAACCGCTGGCTGTTCGCCGGTGGCGACCGCCAGGTGCGCGACGTGATGGTCAACGGCCAATGGGTGGTGCGCGAACGCCGCCACGCGCTGGAAGAAAGCAGCGCCGAGGAATTCACCACGGTGCTGCGCCAACTGCTGGGCTGA
- a CDS encoding class 1 fructose-bisphosphatase, producing MSRVTLSRYLIEQTRSHNTPADLRFLIEVVARACKEISHAVSKGALGGVLGSMGTENVQGEVQKKLDVMSNEILLEANEWAGNLAGMASEEMDHPYQIPGRYPKGAYLLVFDPLDGSSNIDVNVSVGTIFSVLRCPQEHLSQNDSLSEEAFLQPGTKQVAAGYAIYGPQTMLILTLGNGVKGFTLDRELGSFVLTHENISVPTSTAEFAINMSNQRHWEAPVKRYVDELLAGKEGPLGKNYNMRWIASMVADVHRILTRGGVFMYPRDAREPEKPGKLRLMYEANPMSFIIEQAGGAATNGTQRILDIKPESLHQRVAVFLGSKEEVERVTGYHQA from the coding sequence ATGTCCCGCGTTACCCTGAGCCGCTACCTGATCGAGCAGACCCGCAGTCACAACACCCCGGCCGACCTGCGCTTCCTCATCGAGGTGGTGGCGCGCGCCTGCAAGGAAATCAGCCATGCCGTGTCCAAGGGCGCCCTCGGCGGCGTGCTCGGCAGCATGGGCACCGAGAACGTGCAGGGCGAGGTGCAGAAGAAGCTGGACGTGATGTCCAACGAAATCCTCCTCGAAGCCAACGAGTGGGCCGGCAACCTGGCCGGCATGGCGTCCGAGGAAATGGACCATCCCTACCAGATCCCCGGCCGCTATCCCAAGGGCGCCTACCTGCTGGTCTTCGATCCGCTGGATGGCTCCAGCAACATCGACGTCAACGTCTCGGTCGGCACCATCTTCTCGGTCCTGCGCTGCCCGCAGGAGCACCTGAGCCAGAACGACAGCCTGAGCGAGGAAGCCTTCCTCCAGCCTGGCACCAAGCAGGTCGCGGCCGGCTACGCCATCTACGGCCCGCAGACCATGCTGATCCTGACCCTGGGCAACGGCGTGAAGGGCTTCACCCTGGACCGCGAGCTGGGCAGCTTCGTGCTGACCCACGAGAACATCAGCGTGCCGACCAGCACCGCCGAGTTCGCCATCAACATGTCCAACCAGCGCCACTGGGAAGCCCCGGTGAAGCGCTACGTCGACGAGCTGCTGGCCGGCAAGGAAGGCCCGCTGGGCAAGAACTACAACATGCGCTGGATCGCCTCGATGGTGGCCGACGTGCACCGCATCCTGACCCGCGGCGGCGTGTTCATGTACCCGCGTGACGCCCGCGAGCCGGAGAAGCCCGGCAAGCTGCGCCTGATGTACGAAGCCAACCCGATGTCCTTCATCATCGAGCAGGCCGGCGGCGCCGCTACCAACGGCACCCAGCGCATCCTCGACATCAAGCCGGAAAGCCTGCACCAGCGCGTCGCCGTCTTCCTCGGTTCGAAGGAAGAAGTCGAGCGCGTCACCGGCTACCACCAGGCCTGA